Proteins found in one Triticum aestivum cultivar Chinese Spring chromosome 4D, IWGSC CS RefSeq v2.1, whole genome shotgun sequence genomic segment:
- the LOC123100193 gene encoding putative cyclin-dependent kinase F-2 — MAGRKRPAAVLDAGHGHAAAQHQQSPTCCKRSRASIGSTDDYEKVARLGKGGFGVVLRMRHRVTKKNVAVKFLSSPDVEDLEREARFLEACDGNPYVVGFEGLVCDPATGDTAGLVMEYVEASSLHSLLWDRRSDPPLPESTVRDFMWKLLTGAEKMHAHERHIVHRDIKPGNILVGKNGELVKICDLGLAMSMSDWPPYNRAGTTSYMAPEMILGKKDYDAQVDTWSIGCVFAELLTGRTMFKGYLEDDDEDKTKNDIRQLWSIFCVLGMPDESTWPGFTSLPLTAEALRRLPAGCKYSRLRYSFPEDKLSEEGFQVLQGLLTCNPEKRLTAAAALKHPWFAAPRSAAAAAKVDAPSFPKKKAPRIKFIPPAMPQKNLLKIPLAVWNAA, encoded by the coding sequence ATGGCCGGCCGCAAGCGACCTGCTGCCGTCCTCGACGCTGGCCACGGCCACGCGGCGGCTCAACATCAACAATCGCCGACGTGCTGCAAGAGGAGCCGCGCCTCCATCGGGAGCACCGACGACTACGAGAAGGTGGCCCGCCTAGGCAAAGGCGGCTTCGGCGTCGTCCTCAGGATGCGCCACCGCGTCACCAAAAAGAACGTGGCTGTCAAGTTCCTCTCCTCCCCCGACGTCGAAGATCTTGAGCGGGAGGCACGATTCCTCGAGGCCTGCGACGGAAACCCTTACGTCGTCGGCTTCGAGGGCCTGGTGTGCGATCCGGCCACCGGCGACACCGCCGGCCTCGTCATGGAGTACGTCGAGGCGTCGAGCCTCCACTCTTTATTGTGGGACAGGCGCAGCGACCCGCCGCTCCCAGAATCCACGGTGCGCGACTTCATGTGGAAGCTCCTGACCGGCGCCGAAAAGATGCACGCGCACGAGCGCCACATCGTCCACCGCGACATCAAGCCTGGCAACATCCTCGTCGGGAAAAACGGGGAGCTCGTCAAGATTTGCGACCTCGGGCTGGCCATGTCCATGTCCGACTGGCCCCCGTACAACCGGGCCGGCACGACGTCCTACATGGCGCCCGAGATGATCCTTGGcaagaaggactacgacgcgcaaGTGGACACGTGGTCCATCGGCTGCGTCTTTGCCGAACTGCTCACCGGCAGGACGATGTTCAAGGGCTACCTCGAAGATGACGACGAAGACAAGACGAAGAATGACATAAGGCAGCTGTGGAGCATCTTCTGTGTGCTCGGGATGCCGGACGAGAGCACGTGGCCAGGGTTCACCTCGCTGCCGCTCACCGCCGAGGCGCTGCGACGGCTGCCGGCGGGGTGCAAGTACAGCCGGCTGCGGTATTCTTTCCCTGAAGACAAGCTGTCCGAGGAAGGATTTCAGGTGTTGCAAGGGCTCCTCACATGCAACCCCGAGAAGCGGCTGACGGCAGCCGCCGCGCTGAAGCACCCATGGTTCGCTGCTcctcgctccgccgccgccgctgcgaagGTCGACGCTCCGTCGTTTCCCAAAAAGAAGGCACCAAGGATCAAGTTCATCCCACCGGCCATGCCCCAGAAGAATCTACTCAAAATTCCACTCGCCGTGTGGAACGCAGCATAA
- the LOC123098359 gene encoding dual-specificity RNA methyltransferase RlmN has protein sequence MASSSSSPPARRSVFDAAYIRAEFDAAGISPTFIPTIWKYVLQNPRCSDLDGVPSLSAAAYALLRNKFRPTTSTLTAAAESKDRTTTKLLIRLQNGESVEAVIMRYDSRLGKYDGKTRPGGVRSTLCVSSQVGCKMGCRFCATGTMGFKSNLSSGEIVEQLVHATRYSQIRNIVFMGMGEPLNNYTALVEAIQVLTGFPFQISPKRVTVSTVGIIHSINKFNNDLPNINLAVSLHAPDQDIRCHIMPAARAFPLAKLMNALQSYQNASKQTIFIEYIMLDGVNDQEEHAHKLGKLLENFKAVVNLIPFNPIGSASTFKTSSDQSIKKFQKVLRGIYSIRTTVRQEMGQDIAGACGQLVVSLPDERSAGGATLLSDIEDLRI, from the exons atggcgtcgtcgtcgtcgtcgccgccggcgCGCCGCTCCGTGTTCGACGCCGCCTACATCCGCGCGGAGTTCGACGCCGCCGGCATCTCCCCCACCTTCATCCCTACCATCTGGAA GTACGTGCTGCAGAACCCTAGGTGCAGCGACCTCGACGGCGTCCCGTCCCTCTCGGCGGCCGCGTACGCGCTCCTGCGGAACAAGTTCCGGCCGACCACCTCgaccctcaccgccgccgccgaatcCAAGGACCGCACCACCACCAAGTTGCTCATCCGCCTCCAG AATGGGGAATCTGTAGAAGCAGTGATTATGCGGTATGATTCACGACTGGGGAAGTATGATGGGAAGACACGCCCTGGAGGAGTGCGTTCAACCCTGTGTGTATCATCACAG GTTGGGTGCAAGATGGGCTGTAGATTCTGTGCTACCGGAACAATGGGATTCAAAAGCAACCTTTCCTCTGGAGAAATTGTTGAGCAGCTGGTCCATGCAACCCGCTATTCTCAAATTCGAAACATTGTTTTCATG GGAATGGGGGAGCCATTAAACAACTATACTGCTTTGGTTGAAGCAATCCAAGTCTTGACAGGATTTCCCTTTCAGATTTCACCCAAGAGAGTTACTGTATCTACT GTTGGGATTATCCATTCGATCAACAAGTTCAACAATGATCTTCCAAATATAAATTTAGCTGTGTCATTGCATGCTCCTGACCAAGACATACGATGTCATATAATGCCTGCTGCACGGGCCTTTCCTTTAGCAAAGCTAATGAATGCATTACAATCGTATCAAAATGCGAG CAAGCAGACAATCTTCATTGAGTACATTATGCTTGATGGAGTGAACGATCAGGAGGAGCATGCCCACAAGCTTGGTAAACTACTTGAAAATTTTAAAGCG GTTGTTAACCTGATACCATTCAATCCAATTGGCTCAGCGAGCACGTTCAAGACAAGCAGTGACCAGAGCATCAAGAAGTTTCAGAAGGTCCTGAGAGGCATCTACAGCATCAGAACGACCGTTCGCCAGGAGATGGGTCAAGACATAGCCGGTGCCTGTGGGCAGTTGGTGGTTAGCCTGCCCGACGAAAGATCGGCAGGCGGGGCCACCCTTCTGTCAGATATAGAAGATCTCAGGATCTGA
- the LOC123098358 gene encoding uncharacterized protein encodes MTRSFPNMYRLRARDKIKMAIKRGFSDEDEEEVAQMSGPVDLKEATHADKITKEAWAKVMVHRKASALTAAPRTATAPTPAMENATGPTPTSETAPTQGRP; translated from the exons ATGACTCG CTCCTTTCCCAACATGTACCGGCTCCGAGCCAGGGACAAGATTAAGATGGCAATCAAGCGTGGGTTCAgcgacgaggatgaggaggaagtgGCACAGATGTCAGGCCCAGTGGACTTAAAGGAGGCCACTCACGCAGACAAGATCACAAAGGAAGCTTGGGCTAAGGTTATGGTGCACAGGAAGGCGTCTGCCTTGACAGCTGCCCCGCGGACCGCGACAGCCCCCACCCCTGCCATGGAGAACGCCACAGGCCCGACCCCTACCTCGGAGACTGCCCCgacccagggccggccctga
- the LOC123098357 gene encoding uncharacterized protein DDB_G0283697, which produces MTTTETATATAATAREPREASRREGRDSHGRRPHSSSRSRRDDPSPRRRRDDRRHESDRSQHRRRPEEAADDAGNRDERRNRHLQDAKGRSDGPDPGRGEGKPPPGDAKEDPPARHERSPRGTKRFSETREAWRPRSSFFQHDERERAGQGGRRYGRQDYGRQRDQNEHLDDRDRHRSEGHGLQEKFGQPQQHSDVDSTWKHDGFFKLQEDASVAKRRPGFKEMRMPLEGQESAPAVTEPNSRSRIPDQPGWTSGMGEERRNYHSREFIRPDDRDTRRGFSDYRGAGQRNGYDPRGRFAGRGGRGRDRFDYQYGGRSNMHEEAGDHQTEKWKHDLYDETNSTPAPMTEEEQIAKVEALLAL; this is translated from the exons atgacgacgacggagacggcgacggcgacggcggcgacggcgagggagcCGCGCGAGGCGTCCCGGCGGGAGGGCCGCGACTCGCACGGCAGGCGCCCGCACTCCTCGTCCAGGTCGCGCCGGGACGACCCCAG CCCGAGGAGGCGGAGAGACGACAGGAGGCACGAGTCCGACAGGAGCCAGCACAGGCGTCGGCCCGAGGAGGCCGCCGATGATGCCGGCAACCGTGATGAGAGGAGGAACAGGCACTTGCAGGACGCGAAGGGGCGGAGCGACGGTCCTGATCCGGGGCGCGGGGAGGGGAAGCCGCCGCCGGGCGACGCCAAGGAGGACCCTCCCGCGAGGCACGAGAGGTCTCCCAGGGGAACCAAGCGGTTCTCCGAGACGAGAGAGGCCTGGCGGCCTAGATCTTCGTTCTTTCAG CATGATGAGCGTGAACGTGCTGGGCAAGGTGGTCGACGCTATGGTCGCCAAG attatggaagacaaagggatcaAAATGAGCATCTCGATGATAGAGATAGACACAGGTCTGAGGGACATGGTTTGCAGGAAAAGTTTGGGCAGCCTCAACAACACAGTGATGTTGATTCTACATGGAAGCACGATGGGTTTTTCAAGTTGCAGGAAGACGCTTCGGTTGCCAAAAGGAGGCCAGGATTTAAGGAGATGAGAATGCCACTGGAGGGGCAAGAATCAGCTCCTGCTGTTACAGAACCGAATTCAAGATCACGTATACCTGATCAACCTGGGTGGACCTCTGGGATGGGAGAAGAAAGGAGAAACTACCATTCACGGGAATTCATAAGGCCTGATGATCGAGATACCAGGAGGGGATTTTCTGATTACAGGGGTGCTGGTCAGAGAAATGGCTATGATCCAAGAGGGCGTTTTGCTGGCAGAGGGGGAAGGGGCAGAGACAGGTTTGACTACCAGTATGGTGGAAGAAGCAACATGCACGAGGAGGCCGGTGATCATCAGACAGAAAAATGGAAGCATGACCTTTACGATGAGACGAACAGTACCCCAGCTCCGATGACTGAAGAAGAGCAGATTGCAAAAGTCGAAGCACTGTTGGCGCTGTAG
- the LOC123098360 gene encoding mitochondrial outer membrane protein porin 5, giving the protein MAMKGPGLFTDIGKKAKDLLTRDYTYDQKLSVSTVSSSGVAVTSTAVKKGGLYSLDVASAYKYKNNLVDVKVDTESNISTTLTVLDVLPSTKLVTSIKFPDYNAGKVEVQYFHDHATFAAAVGMKPSPVVDFSLVVGPKGLAFGGEAGFDTSSGKFTKYTGGFSVTKPDFHASAILADKGDTIKVSGVYHLDEKQKASAVAEFTRKLSTNENTLTVGGLYTVDPQTAVKARLNNTGKLAALLQHEVKPKSLLTISGEFDTKALDRAPKFGLSLALKP; this is encoded by the exons atggccatgAAGGGAcccggcctcttcaccgacatcggcaagaaggccaagg ATCTGCTCACCAGGGACTACACCTACGACCAGAAGCTCTCCGTCTCCACCGTCAGCTCCTCCGGAGTG GCCGTCACTTCCACAGCTGTGAAGAAGGGAGGGCTTTATTCTCTTGATGTAGCATCAGCTTACAAGTATAAGAATAATCTTGTTGATGTTAAAGTGGACACAGAATCAAAT ATCTCTACTACCTTGACTGTCTTGGATGTCCTGCCATCCACAAAGCTTGTGACGTCTATCAAATTTCCTGATTACAATGCTGGAAAG GTGGAGGTGCAATACTTCCACGACCATGCAACTTTTGCTGCCGCTGTTGGCATGAAGCCCTCTCCTGTGGTCGATTTTTCTTTGGTAGTAGGCCCTAAAGGACTTGCCTTCGGTGGGGAGGCTGGGTTTGACACTTCTTCAGGAAAGTTTACCAAGTACACTGGTGGTTTCAGTGTAACCAAGCCTGACTTCCATGCTTCAGCTATTCT GGCCGACAAAGGTGACACCATCAAAGTGTCAGGTGTGTATCACCTTGATGAGAAGCAGAAGGCTTCGGCCGTGGCTGAATTTACCCGGAAGCTCTCAACGAACGAGAACACACTGACAGTTGGTGGCCTGTACACCGTCGACCCTCAGACAGCTGTGAAGGCAAGGCTCAACAACACTGGAAAGCTTGCTGCTCTCCTCCAGCACGAGGTTAAACCAAAGTCACTCTTGACGATATCTGGTGAGTTCGACACCAAGGCCTTGGACAGAGCACCCAAGTTTGGGCTGTCACTCGCGCTCAAGCCCTGA